In Cedecea neteri, a single genomic region encodes these proteins:
- a CDS encoding sugar ABC transporter ATP-binding protein has protein sequence MSRVPILEMRNIAKSFGKFYALKGVDLTVFPGEIHALMGENGAGKSTLMKILAGAYIATSGEVLIDGEPYAIKGPKDALNAGITLIYQEMQLAPNLTVAENIFLGSELARGGLVQRKEMVQQAQAVIDRLGAQFKATDLVMKLTIAEQQQVEIARALQRNSRILVMDEPTAALSSRETHRLFELIFRLRDEGMAIIYISHRMAEIYELSDRVSVLRDGQYVGSLTRENLNASELVKMMVGRPLSDLFNKERDIPLGSPRLNVHHMTDNGKVQPVSLHVRSGEIVGLAGLVGAGRSELAQLIFGVRKPTGGTIEIDGEPVTLHSPREAIQHGIGFLTENRKEQGLFLELAAQDNITMATLERDAHFGMLDRKKAQTISDDAISLLNIRVPHAQVRAGGLSGGNQQKLLISRWVAIGPRILILDEPTRGVDVGAKSEIYRIMNQLARQGVAILMISSELPEVVGMSDRVYVMREGSIAGELLRHDITQENIMTLATGVTEAHKKEVHHD, from the coding sequence ATGAGCAGAGTCCCCATTCTGGAAATGCGCAATATTGCCAAGTCGTTTGGCAAATTTTATGCGCTAAAAGGCGTCGATTTAACGGTCTTTCCCGGTGAAATTCATGCGCTAATGGGCGAGAACGGCGCGGGCAAAAGTACCCTGATGAAGATCCTCGCCGGGGCTTACATCGCCACCAGCGGCGAAGTGCTGATTGACGGTGAGCCGTACGCCATCAAAGGCCCGAAAGATGCCCTCAACGCGGGCATCACGCTGATTTACCAGGAAATGCAGCTCGCGCCAAACCTTACCGTGGCGGAGAACATTTTCCTCGGCAGCGAACTGGCGCGCGGCGGCCTGGTGCAGCGTAAAGAGATGGTGCAGCAGGCGCAGGCGGTGATTGACCGCCTCGGGGCGCAGTTCAAAGCCACCGATCTCGTCATGAAGCTCACCATTGCCGAGCAGCAGCAGGTTGAGATTGCCCGTGCGCTGCAGCGCAACAGCCGCATTCTGGTGATGGATGAACCCACCGCCGCCCTCTCCTCCCGCGAAACGCATCGCCTGTTTGAGCTGATTTTCCGCCTGCGTGATGAAGGCATGGCGATTATCTACATCAGCCACCGCATGGCGGAAATCTATGAGCTGTCTGACCGGGTCAGCGTGCTGCGCGACGGCCAGTACGTCGGCAGCCTGACACGCGAAAACCTCAACGCCAGCGAGCTGGTGAAAATGATGGTGGGCCGCCCCCTCAGCGACCTGTTTAACAAAGAGCGTGATATCCCGCTGGGCAGCCCTCGCCTGAACGTGCATCACATGACGGACAACGGCAAAGTGCAGCCCGTCAGCCTGCATGTACGTTCCGGGGAAATAGTCGGCCTGGCTGGCCTGGTTGGTGCGGGGCGTTCAGAGCTGGCGCAGCTGATCTTCGGCGTGCGCAAACCTACGGGCGGAACGATTGAGATCGACGGCGAGCCGGTGACGTTGCATTCCCCCCGCGAGGCGATTCAGCACGGCATTGGCTTCCTGACCGAAAACCGCAAAGAACAGGGGCTGTTCCTTGAGCTGGCCGCGCAGGACAACATCACCATGGCCACGCTGGAGCGTGACGCCCACTTCGGCATGCTCGACCGCAAAAAAGCCCAGACCATTTCAGACGACGCCATCAGCCTGCTGAATATTCGCGTTCCTCACGCGCAGGTTCGTGCCGGGGGTCTTTCCGGCGGCAACCAGCAAAAACTGCTGATTTCCCGCTGGGTTGCCATTGGCCCGCGCATCCTGATCCTCGACGAGCCAACGCGCGGCGTGGACGTGGGCGCTAAAAGCGAGATTTACCGCATCATGAACCAGCTGGCCCGCCAGGGCGTGGCCATTTTAATGATTTCCAGCGAGCTGCCCGAAGTGGTGGGCATGAGCGACCGGGTGTACGTCATGCGCGAAGGCAGCATTGCCGGCGAGCTGCTGCGTCACGACATTACGCAAGAAAATATTATGACCCTGGCTACCGGCGTGACCGAGGCCCATAAGAAAGAGGTTCACCATGACTAA
- a CDS encoding ABC transporter substrate-binding protein — protein sequence MRLKPIVTALLAGAMIAGAPFAQAKELKSIGVTVGDLANPFFVQITKGAELEARKLAGDNVKVTLVSSGYDLGQQVAQIDNFIAAKVDMIILNAADSKGIGPAVKRAKDAGIVVVAVDVAADGADATITSDNTQAGQMACKYISDRLKDKGNVVIINGPPVSAVQNRVEGCETEFKKHPDIKILSSNQNAKGSREGGLEVMTSLLAANPKIDGVFAINDPTAIGADLAAKQAQRNEFFIVGVDGSPDGEEALKRGGSSLFVATPAQDPQVMAAKAVEIGYDILQGKPAPKGPVLIPVTMIDKSNIGSYKGWTVK from the coding sequence ATGCGTTTGAAACCTATAGTTACTGCGTTACTGGCTGGTGCAATGATCGCAGGCGCGCCGTTTGCCCAGGCGAAAGAGTTAAAGTCGATCGGCGTGACGGTGGGCGATCTCGCCAACCCGTTCTTCGTGCAGATCACCAAAGGTGCCGAGCTGGAAGCCCGCAAGCTTGCAGGAGATAACGTGAAGGTGACGCTGGTCTCCAGCGGCTACGATCTTGGCCAGCAGGTGGCGCAGATCGACAACTTTATCGCCGCCAAGGTGGACATGATCATCCTTAACGCCGCGGATTCCAAAGGGATCGGCCCGGCGGTAAAACGCGCGAAAGACGCCGGGATCGTCGTTGTGGCGGTGGACGTTGCGGCAGACGGCGCCGATGCCACGATCACTTCCGATAACACCCAGGCCGGGCAAATGGCCTGTAAATACATTTCGGATCGCCTGAAAGACAAAGGCAACGTGGTGATCATCAACGGGCCGCCGGTTTCCGCCGTGCAGAACCGCGTTGAAGGCTGCGAAACCGAATTCAAAAAACACCCGGACATCAAGATCCTTTCGTCTAACCAGAATGCTAAGGGCAGCCGCGAAGGTGGCCTGGAAGTGATGACCTCGCTGCTGGCGGCAAATCCGAAGATCGACGGCGTGTTTGCGATCAACGATCCGACGGCGATCGGGGCCGATCTGGCGGCAAAACAGGCTCAACGTAACGAGTTCTTTATTGTCGGCGTGGACGGCAGCCCGGACGGTGAAGAAGCCCTGAAGCGCGGCGGCAGCTCGCTGTTTGTGGCGACCCCGGCCCAGGATCCGCAGGTAATGGCGGCGAAAGCGGTTGAGATTGGCTATGACATTTTGCAGGGCAAACCCGCGCCGAAAGGTCCGGTGCTGATCCCGGTGACGATGATCGATAAGAGCAATATCGGCAGCTATAAAGGGTGGACGGTGAAGTAA
- a CDS encoding ABC transporter permease subunit, which translates to MTNSGTQPVAKSASLKKALFGDLMQTVGILPILVLIIAVFGFVAPNFFTESNLLNIARQSSINIVLAAGMTFIILTGGIDLSVGSILGTTAVTAMVVSLMPGWEGLSIPAALLMGTGLGLFNGMLVAWAGLPPFIVTLGTYTALRGAAYLLADGTTVINSNINFEWIGNAYLGPVPWLVVIALLVIAVCWFILRRTTLGVHIYAVGGNMQAARLTGIKVWMVLLFVYGMSGLLSGLGGIMSASRLYSANGNLGVGYELDAIAAVILGGTSFVGGIGTITGTLVGALIIATLNNGMTLMGVSYFWQLVIKGAVIIIAVLIDKYRTRHNQSA; encoded by the coding sequence ATGACTAACTCAGGCACGCAACCGGTGGCAAAATCCGCCTCGCTCAAAAAAGCCCTGTTCGGCGATTTGATGCAAACCGTCGGCATTTTGCCGATTCTGGTGCTGATCATCGCCGTATTTGGCTTTGTAGCGCCTAACTTCTTCACCGAATCTAACCTGCTCAATATCGCCCGGCAGTCGTCCATTAATATCGTGCTGGCGGCGGGGATGACCTTCATTATTTTGACCGGCGGCATCGATTTGTCCGTTGGCTCCATCTTAGGCACCACCGCCGTCACGGCGATGGTGGTGTCGCTAATGCCTGGCTGGGAAGGCCTGTCGATTCCGGCGGCGCTGCTGATGGGCACCGGGCTGGGGCTGTTTAACGGCATGCTGGTCGCCTGGGCGGGGCTACCGCCGTTTATCGTCACGCTTGGCACCTATACCGCGCTGCGCGGTGCGGCGTATCTGCTGGCCGACGGCACGACGGTGATTAACTCCAACATTAACTTTGAGTGGATTGGTAACGCCTATCTCGGCCCGGTGCCGTGGCTGGTGGTTATCGCCCTGCTGGTGATTGCGGTGTGCTGGTTCATTCTGCGCCGCACCACGCTGGGCGTTCATATCTACGCGGTGGGTGGCAACATGCAGGCGGCACGCCTGACCGGTATCAAAGTGTGGATGGTGCTGCTGTTCGTGTACGGCATGAGCGGGCTGCTTTCCGGCCTGGGCGGCATCATGAGTGCGTCACGGCTTTACAGCGCCAACGGTAACCTCGGCGTGGGCTATGAGCTGGACGCCATCGCCGCCGTTATCCTCGGCGGAACCAGCTTCGTGGGCGGGATTGGTACCATCACCGGCACGCTGGTGGGGGCGCTGATTATCGCCACGCTCAACAACGGCATGACGCTGATGGGCGTCTCCTATTTCTGGCAATTGGTGATCAAAGGGGCGGTGATCATCATAGCGGTGCTGATCGACAAATACCGTACCCGTCACAATCAGAGTGCATAA